From Apium graveolens cultivar Ventura chromosome 9, ASM990537v1, whole genome shotgun sequence, the proteins below share one genomic window:
- the LOC141685726 gene encoding uncharacterized protein LOC141685726, translating into MDEYCDDNSIKFRFTSVAHAQANGQAEVANRIILDGLKKRVERSRNTWVDELFPILWAYRTTRKVTTEATPFMLAYGAEVVVPLEITHGSPRIEAYEPETNEEGMRLALDLIDEVRDEANARNTGHQQKPPSITIEGLKKGSFNKDI; encoded by the exons ATGGACG AGTACTGCGATGATAACAGCATAAAGTTTCGATTCACCTCGGTTGCTCACGCGCAAGCAAACGGGCAGGCGGAagttgctaacagaatcatccttgatggacttaagaaaaGGGTTGAACGATCAAGGAACACTTGGGTAGATGAGTTGTTCCCTATACTATGGGCATATCGTACCACCCGCAAAGTGACTACTGAAGCTACCCCGTTTATGCTGGCTTACGGAGCCGAGGTTGTGGTGCCCCTCGAGATCACTCATGGATCCCCTAGGATCGAAGCTTATGAGCCAGAGACCAatgaagaaggcatgaggctcgcTCTCGATCTCATTGACGAGGTCAGAGATGAGGCCAACGCCCGCAATACAGGTCATCAACAAAAGCCTCCCTCTATTACAAtagaagggttaaagaaaggttctttcaaCAAGGATATTTAG
- the LOC141687271 gene encoding histone H3.2 translates to MARTKQTARKSTGGKAPRKQLATKAARKSAPATGGVKKPHRFRPGTVALREIRKYQKSTELLIRKLPFQRLVREIAQDFKTDLRFQSSAVAALQEAAEAYLVGLFEDTNLCAIHAKRVTIMPKDIQLARRIRGERA, encoded by the coding sequence ATGGCACGAACAAAGCAAACAGCGAGAAAATCGACAGGAGGAAAGGCACCGAGGAAGCAACTAGCAACAAAGGCAGCAAGAAAGTCGGCACCAGCAACAGGAGGAGTGAAGAAGCCACACAGGTTCAGGCCAGGGACCGTGGCGCTACGAGAGATCAGGAAGTACCAGAAGAGCACTGAGCTTTTGATCCGAAAGCTTCCGTTCCAGAGGCTTGTGAGGGAAATTGCACAAGATTTTAAGACTGACTTGAGGTTCCAGAGCTCTGCTGTTGCAGCCCTTCAGGAGGCTGCTGAGGCGTACTTGGTTGGACTGTTTGAGGATACCAATCTCTGCGCAATTCATGCCAAACGGGTTACTATTATGCCTAAGGATATTCAGCTTGCTAGGCGTATTCGTGGAGAGAGGGCTTAG
- the LOC141684399 gene encoding uncharacterized protein LOC141684399, whose product MIMDRSTSSISGSFSSSSSSAASSRRSTPLNSPNNTPILSIQCLKSSSKSEEWTADTLQTGDIVEIITIGNLTVRSPFKNGKSGVQKILHECYKSKDTSIRVRVRRGADQFAELMACIVPNDSAGRKHYMLRSIVDPNYAVAFVDRTEAECFNMQASRNSRMVDALAKTPLQDGQVSYPWEKRMQEQLSVPNSSFFLSILFLPRTSDKNPSRYNDLEDTLARSNAWLTASQASGVPIVFMNIQTESLLTKISGETASSTVNAGSLSDLSNLANASLYGFEDYHGVDIGVVRAVRLWYSPLEGEVPVEIKIKESDTKLGFAISRTEEGFIYISSVAEGDDDASSTRSGLCNMYKEANRAGKLLVVSRVSNQKVLPWIVSPTGQIRCYDTVSLSQKLSLHRHAKVSIRLHTFLWDSSVSSLIKGFGAMAPAALALPPETQTAQLANDNRISSFTYDESNESTQSSVRSEDGPRLGPERNALADSSFRF is encoded by the exons ATGATCATGGATCGATCAACTTCATCAATCAGCGGTTCATTCTCATCCTCCTCATCATCAGCAGCCTCTTCGCGTCGATCCACGCCACTTAACTCACCCAACAACACCCCAATCCTCTCAATCCAATGCTTAAAGTCCAGCTCCAAGTCCGAGGAATGGACAGCTGACACTTTACAGACCGGAGACATTGTTGAAATCATTACTATTGGTAATCTCACTGTCCGATCTCCATTCAAGAACGGAAAGTCTGGTGTACAGAAGATACTTCATGAGTGTTACAAGTCCAAAGATACTTCCATTCGTGTTAGAGTTAGACGTGGAGCTGACCAGTTTGCGGAGTTGATGGCTTGTATTGTGCCTAATGACTCCGCTGGGAGGAAACACTACATGTTGAGGTCCATTGTTGATCCTAATTATGCTGTTGCCTTTGTTGATCGGACCGAGGCTGAGTGCTTCAATATGCAAG CTTCAAGAAACTCTAGGATGGTGGATGCATTAGCTAAGACTCCACTTCAAGATGGACAGGTTTCGTATCCATGGGAGAAGAGAATGCAGGAGCAGCTATCAGTTCCTAACTCAAGCTTCTTTCTTTCGATACTCTTTCTTCCCAGAACCTCAGATAAAAACCCTTCTCGTTACAATGATTTGGAGGACACGCTTGCTAGATCTAATGCATGGCTGACCGCCTCTCAGGCATCAGGAGTCCCTATTGTATTCATGAACATCCAGACTGAATCCCTACTTACCAAG ATATCAGGAGAGACAGCATCTTCTACTGTAAATGCTGGGTCATTGTCGGATTTGTCGAATCTGGCCAATGCAAGTTTGTATGGCTTTGAGGATTACCACGGGGTGGACATTGGTGTTGTTAGAGCAGTTCGATTATGGTATTCTCCTCTAGAAGGAGAAGTTCCTGTTGAAATCAAAATAAAAGAAAGTGACACAAAGCTTGGCTTTGCAATTAGCCGCACAGAAGAG GGCTTTATTTACATATCTTCTGTAGCTGAAGGTGACGATGATGCATCTTCAACACGTTCAGGCCTCTGCAATATGTATAAAGAAGCAAACAGAGCAGGTAAATTGCTGGTGGTTTCAAGAGTATCAAATCAGAAAGTCCTTCCCTGGATTGTTTCTCCAACAGGACAAATTCGATGTTATGATACTGTCTCCCTTAGCCAGAAGCTCTCACTGCACCGGCATGCAAAGGTCTCTATACGCCTTCACACCTTCTTGTGGGATTCAAGTGTTTCTTCTCTAATAAAGGGATTTGGCGCCATGGCTCCAGCCGCATTGGCTTTGCCACCTGAAACACAAACAGCACAACTTGCAAATGATAACAGGATATCATCCTTCACATATGACGAATCAAATGAGAGCACTCAGAGCAGTGTCCGGAGCGAAGATGGACCACGACTCGGACCCGAGAGAAACGCGTTAGCAGATTCCTCCTTCCGGTTCTAA